The following proteins are co-located in the Acidimicrobiia bacterium genome:
- the rpsG gene encoding 30S ribosomal protein S7 encodes MPRKGPASRRDLKPDPVHKSVVVTQLVNKVLQRGKRSQAEQIVYSALDEMERKTGSEPIATLKRAVENVRPALEVRSRRVGGATYQVPVDVRPRRATTLAIRWIVGYARQRRENTMSERLANELLDASNGVGAAIKRREDLQKMAESNKAFAHYRW; translated from the coding sequence ATGCCCCGCAAGGGACCTGCCTCCCGTCGCGACCTGAAGCCCGACCCGGTCCACAAGTCGGTCGTCGTCACGCAGCTCGTGAACAAGGTCCTCCAGCGCGGAAAGCGCTCCCAGGCCGAGCAGATCGTCTACAGCGCGCTCGACGAGATGGAACGCAAGACCGGCTCGGAGCCGATAGCCACGCTCAAGCGCGCCGTCGAGAACGTGCGCCCCGCACTCGAGGTCCGAAGCCGCCGCGTCGGCGGTGCCACCTACCAGGTGCCCGTCGATGTGCGGCCACGCCGCGCCACCACACTCGCAATCCGCTGGATTGTCGGCTACGCCCGCCAGCGTCGCGAGAACACGATGTCGGAGCGTCTCGCCAACGAGCTGCTCGATGCCAGCAACGGCGTCGGTGCTGCCATCAAACGTCGCGAGGACCTCCAGAAGATGGCGGAGTCCAACAAGGCCTTCGCCCACTACCGCTGGTAG
- the rpsL gene encoding 30S ribosomal protein S12, translating to MPTIQQLVRKGRQRKTEKSSTPGLKGSPQRRGVCTRVFTHTPKKPNSALRKVARVRLSTGMEVTAYIPGVGHNLQEHSIVLVRGGRVKDLPGVRYKIVRGALDASGVSDRKQARSHYGAKKD from the coding sequence GTGCCCACGATCCAGCAACTGGTCCGAAAAGGCCGGCAGCGCAAGACCGAGAAGTCGAGCACGCCGGGCCTCAAGGGCTCGCCGCAGCGGCGAGGTGTGTGCACCCGCGTCTTCACGCACACGCCCAAGAAGCCGAACTCGGCGCTGCGCAAGGTGGCGAGGGTCCGGCTCTCCACCGGCATGGAGGTCACGGCCTACATCCCCGGCGTGGGGCACAACCTCCAGGAGCACTCCATCGTGCTCGTGCGCGGCGGCCGCGTAAAGGACCTTCCCGGCGTCCGCTACAAGATCGTGCGCGGCGCCCTCGACGCGAGCGGCGTCTCCGACCGCAAACAGGCCCGTAGCCACTACGGCGCCAAGAAGGACTAG
- the aqpZ gene encoding aquaporin Z: MNANKAIAEVFGTAVLVLVSVGTAVLAGGFLGGSTLGVALAFGLTLMVLAYAIGHVSGCHVNPAVTVGMWLSGKMDRKEVPLYIVSQVLGALLGAAILLIIANGTDGFSIDNNVAGAFGANGYDDLSPGGYNLLAAAVSEVVFTMIFVFVVLGTTTRRFPAAAAGIAAGFALAIVHLVSIPVTNTSVNPARSIATNVFAGGDYIPQLWLFIVAPVVGGILAALLFRFLNPDEFAGHVEPLDPTS; this comes from the coding sequence ATGAACGCGAACAAGGCGATAGCCGAGGTGTTCGGGACGGCGGTGCTGGTGCTGGTGTCGGTCGGGACGGCCGTGCTGGCCGGGGGTTTCCTGGGTGGCAGCACGCTCGGTGTGGCGCTGGCGTTCGGGCTGACGCTCATGGTGCTGGCCTACGCCATCGGGCACGTGTCGGGGTGCCATGTGAACCCGGCCGTGACCGTGGGCATGTGGTTGTCGGGGAAGATGGACCGCAAGGAGGTCCCGCTCTACATCGTGAGCCAGGTGCTCGGCGCTCTGCTCGGGGCGGCGATCCTGTTGATCATCGCCAACGGCACCGACGGCTTCTCCATCGACAACAACGTCGCCGGGGCCTTCGGGGCCAACGGGTACGACGACCTCTCGCCCGGTGGCTACAACCTGCTCGCAGCCGCGGTGTCGGAGGTCGTGTTCACGATGATCTTCGTGTTCGTCGTGCTGGGAACCACGACCCGGAGATTCCCCGCAGCAGCCGCGGGGATCGCCGCGGGGTTCGCCCTGGCCATCGTCCACCTCGTGTCGATCCCCGTCACGAACACGAGTGTCAACCCCGCCCGTTCGATCGCCACCAACGTCTTCGCCGGCGGCGACTACATCCCCCAGCTCTGGCTGTTCATCGTGGCCCCCGTGGTGGGCGGGATCCTGGCGGCGCTGCTGTTCCGGTTCCTGAATCCCGACGAGTTCGCCGGGCACGTGGAGCCGCTCGATCCGACCTCCTGA
- a CDS encoding DNA-directed RNA polymerase subunit beta' — MLDVNDSAQLSISLATADQIRMWSNGEVKKPETINYRTLKPEKDGLFCEKIFGPTKDWECYCGKYKRVRFKGIICERCGVEVTRSKVRRERMGHIELAAPVTHIWYFKGVPSRLGYLLDLAPKNLEKVIYFAAHLITSVDEEKRHEELPELEKEYRLERDDLEKELELELQQRDEAYVSEVEEMEGRKAKKNEFERAEKAKLKDFEEIRERHTEKLEHLDTVWDTFKSLTVKDLVEDELVWRHLEDEYQEYFDGGMGAAAVETLINNLDLEGEEESLKEVIATAKGQRKAKAIKRLKVVTAFLESDDDGNPTNSPSGMVLNAIPVIPPDLRPMVQLDGGRFATSDLNDLYRRVINRNNRLKRLLDLGAPEIIINNEKRMLQEAVDALFDNGRRGRPVTGPGNRPLKSLSDMLKGKQGRFRQNLLGKRVDYSGRSVIVVGPQLTLQQCGLPKQMALELFKPFVMKRLVDLEYAQNIKSAKRMVERSRPQVWDVLEEVIREHPVLLNRAPTLHRLGIQAFEPVLVEGKAIQIHPLVCAAFNADFDGDQMAVHLPLSAEAQAEARLLMLSAHNILSPAHGRPIAVPSQDMVIGAYYLTVQVEGGEGEGRVFSSLEEARMAYEMKTVDVHSIIKVRMPAGRFPEDEFPVLPEDDPDAIVLKRTGSNGDGRVLVKTTLGRLLLNEAFPPDYTFCNKTLRKRDLSDLIGNVVEQYPKADVANSLDALKDLGFHFACQAGLTISVSDVKTPEKKAELLDRFEGDADKVEKQFDNGVITDNERRQREIEIWTDATDQVRAAMEDELEKNAFNPINMMVGSGARGNVMQVRQIAGMRGLVANPRGEIMPRPIKSNFREGLSVLEYFISTHGARKGLADTALRTADSGYLTRRLVDVSQEIIINEEDCGSHRSITVEQVTTEDDGSPRRELDSELRGRFLAEDVKLDDGTVLERDTEVDEPTLRRLAQDPGIETVAVRSVLTCESLRGLCLRCYGTMLATNRTVNLGEAVGIIAAQSIGEPGTQLTMRTFHTGGVAGEDITHGLPRVVELFEARTPKGKAVLATETGVAREGENDKGDRVLTIVTDDGDEVDHVLTRRMTLRVADGDEVDAGDQLTGDQNTPLDPKEILEVRGVRDTQRYLVGQVQGVYREQGVSIHDKHVEVIVRQMLRRRTVSDSGDSPFLPGAQVDAQLFTDTNRRLVEEGKSPAEGRPVLMGITKASLATDSWLSAASFQETTRVLTEAAIEAKSDDLAGLKENVIIGKLIPAGTGMDEYKRVGTEAPDYTAPEGYSFGGDDEDLSAEAVAEYLRDQIDAAVPAPAPLTAVDDGDGGEATESDEAAG, encoded by the coding sequence TTGCTCGACGTGAACGACAGCGCGCAGCTCTCCATCTCGCTGGCCACCGCGGACCAGATCCGCATGTGGTCGAACGGTGAGGTGAAGAAGCCCGAGACGATCAACTACCGCACGCTCAAGCCGGAGAAGGACGGCCTGTTCTGCGAGAAGATCTTCGGGCCCACCAAGGACTGGGAGTGCTACTGCGGCAAGTACAAGCGCGTCCGCTTCAAGGGCATCATCTGTGAGCGCTGCGGTGTCGAGGTCACACGCTCGAAGGTCCGCCGGGAGCGCATGGGCCACATCGAGCTCGCCGCTCCTGTCACCCACATCTGGTACTTCAAGGGCGTCCCGAGCCGCCTCGGCTACCTCCTCGACCTGGCGCCGAAGAACCTCGAGAAGGTCATCTACTTCGCCGCGCACCTCATCACCTCGGTCGACGAGGAGAAGCGCCACGAGGAGCTGCCCGAGCTCGAGAAGGAGTACCGCCTCGAGCGTGACGACCTCGAGAAGGAGCTCGAGCTGGAGCTCCAGCAGCGCGACGAGGCCTACGTTTCCGAAGTCGAGGAGATGGAGGGCCGCAAGGCCAAGAAGAACGAGTTCGAGCGCGCCGAGAAGGCGAAGCTCAAGGACTTCGAAGAGATCCGCGAGCGCCACACCGAGAAGCTCGAGCATCTCGACACGGTGTGGGACACCTTCAAGAGCCTCACGGTCAAGGACCTCGTGGAGGACGAGTTGGTCTGGCGCCACCTCGAGGACGAGTACCAGGAGTACTTCGACGGCGGAATGGGTGCCGCCGCGGTCGAGACGCTCATCAACAACCTCGACCTCGAGGGCGAGGAGGAGAGCCTGAAGGAGGTCATCGCGACCGCGAAGGGACAGCGCAAGGCCAAGGCCATCAAGCGCCTCAAGGTCGTCACGGCGTTCCTGGAGTCCGACGACGACGGCAACCCCACCAACTCACCGTCGGGAATGGTGCTCAACGCCATCCCCGTGATCCCACCCGACCTGCGCCCGATGGTGCAGCTCGACGGCGGCCGGTTCGCCACGTCGGACCTCAACGACCTCTACCGACGTGTCATCAACCGCAACAACCGCCTCAAGCGGCTGCTCGACCTCGGCGCGCCCGAGATCATCATCAACAACGAGAAGCGGATGCTCCAAGAGGCCGTCGACGCGCTGTTCGACAACGGCCGTCGTGGTCGGCCGGTCACCGGACCGGGCAACCGTCCGCTCAAGTCGCTCTCCGACATGCTCAAGGGCAAGCAGGGACGCTTCCGCCAGAACCTCCTCGGTAAGCGTGTCGACTACTCGGGCCGCTCGGTCATCGTCGTCGGTCCCCAGCTCACGCTCCAGCAGTGCGGGCTGCCCAAGCAGATGGCCCTCGAACTGTTCAAGCCCTTCGTCATGAAGCGGCTCGTCGACCTCGAGTACGCCCAGAACATCAAGTCCGCCAAGCGGATGGTCGAGCGCTCCCGTCCGCAGGTGTGGGACGTGCTCGAAGAGGTCATCCGTGAGCACCCGGTGCTCCTCAACCGCGCACCGACGCTGCACCGCCTCGGGATCCAGGCCTTCGAGCCCGTGCTCGTCGAGGGCAAGGCCATCCAGATCCACCCGCTCGTGTGCGCGGCGTTCAACGCCGACTTCGACGGCGACCAGATGGCCGTGCACCTGCCGCTGTCGGCCGAGGCCCAGGCCGAGGCCCGCCTGCTCATGCTCTCGGCGCACAACATCCTGTCGCCCGCGCACGGCCGCCCGATCGCCGTTCCGTCCCAGGACATGGTCATCGGCGCCTACTACCTCACGGTGCAGGTCGAGGGCGGCGAGGGCGAAGGACGCGTGTTCTCCTCGCTCGAGGAGGCCCGCATGGCCTACGAGATGAAGACCGTCGACGTTCACTCGATCATCAAGGTGCGGATGCCCGCTGGTCGGTTCCCCGAGGACGAGTTCCCGGTACTCCCCGAGGACGACCCCGACGCGATCGTGCTCAAGCGCACGGGCTCCAACGGCGACGGCAGGGTTCTGGTGAAGACGACGCTGGGCCGGTTGCTCCTCAACGAGGCGTTCCCGCCCGACTACACCTTCTGCAACAAGACGCTGCGCAAGCGCGATCTCAGCGACCTCATCGGTAACGTCGTCGAGCAGTATCCCAAGGCCGACGTGGCGAACTCGCTCGACGCGCTGAAGGACCTCGGTTTCCACTTCGCGTGTCAGGCGGGTCTGACGATCTCGGTGTCCGACGTCAAGACACCCGAGAAGAAGGCGGAGCTCCTCGACAGGTTCGAGGGCGACGCCGACAAGGTCGAGAAGCAGTTCGACAACGGGGTCATCACCGACAACGAGCGCCGTCAGCGCGAAATCGAGATCTGGACCGACGCCACCGACCAGGTGCGTGCCGCGATGGAGGACGAACTCGAAAAGAACGCCTTCAACCCGATCAACATGATGGTCGGCTCGGGCGCCCGGGGGAACGTGATGCAGGTCCGCCAGATCGCCGGAATGCGCGGCCTGGTGGCCAATCCACGCGGTGAGATCATGCCGCGCCCGATCAAGTCGAACTTCCGAGAGGGCCTCTCGGTGCTCGAGTACTTCATCTCGACGCACGGTGCACGCAAGGGTCTGGCCGACACCGCGCTGCGTACCGCCGACTCGGGATATCTCACCCGTCGCCTCGTCGACGTTTCCCAGGAGATCATCATCAACGAGGAGGACTGCGGATCGCATCGTTCGATCACCGTCGAGCAGGTCACGACTGAGGACGACGGCAGCCCCCGTCGCGAGCTCGACAGCGAGTTGCGCGGCCGGTTCCTCGCCGAGGACGTGAAGCTCGACGACGGCACCGTGCTCGAACGCGACACCGAGGTCGACGAGCCGACACTGCGCCGGCTCGCCCAGGACCCCGGCATCGAAACCGTCGCCGTCCGCTCCGTTCTCACGTGCGAGTCGCTGCGCGGCCTCTGCCTGCGCTGCTACGGCACGATGCTCGCCACCAACCGAACGGTCAACCTCGGGGAGGCCGTCGGCATCATCGCCGCCCAGTCCATCGGTGAGCCAGGTACCCAGCTCACGATGCGTACCTTCCACACCGGTGGTGTGGCCGGCGAGGACATCACCCACGGTCTCCCCCGCGTGGTGGAGCTCTTCGAGGCCCGTACCCCCAAGGGCAAGGCCGTCCTGGCCACCGAAACCGGTGTGGCTCGCGAGGGCGAGAACGACAAGGGTGACCGGGTCCTCACCATCGTCACCGACGACGGTGACGAGGTCGACCACGTACTCACCCGCCGCATGACCCTCCGCGTCGCCGACGGCGACGAGGTCGACGCGGGCGACCAGCTCACCGGCGACCAGAACACGCCGCTCGACCCCAAGGAGATCCTCGAGGTCCGTGGTGTGCGCGACACGCAGCGCTACCTCGTGGGCCAGGTGCAGGGTGTGTACCGTGAGCAGGGCGTGTCGATCCACGACAAGCACGTCGAGGTCATCGTCCGCCAGATGCTGCGCCGCCGTACCGTGTCCGACTCGGGTGACTCCCCCTTCCTGCCCGGCGCCCAGGTCGACGCCCAGCTGTTCACCGACACGAACCGTCGTCTCGTGGAGGAGGGGAAGAGCCCGGCGGAGGGACGCCCGGTCCTCATGGGGATCACGAAGGCGTCGCTGGCGACCGACTCGTGGCTCTCGGCGGCCTCCTTCCAGGAGACCACCCGGGTGCTCACCGAGGCGGCCATCGAGGCCAAGTCCGACGACCTCGCAGGGCTGAAGGAGAACGTCATCATCGGCAAGCTCATCCCCGCCGGAACCGGCATGGACGAGTACAAGCGGGTGGGGACCGAGGCTCCCGACTACACCGCTCCCGAGGGCTACTCCTTCGGCGGCGACGACGAGGACCTGTCGGCCGAGGCCGTGGCGGAGTACCTGCGCGACCAGATCGACGCTGCCGTGCCCGCACCCGCGCCGCTGACAGCCGTCGACGACGGCGACGGGGGCGAGGCGACGGAGAGCGACGAAGCCGCCGGCTGA
- the rpoB gene encoding DNA-directed RNA polymerase subunit beta translates to MSPSATRERFSFSKLSEPLDLPDLIAVQRDSFRTFLDVGIAGVLRDISPIEDFTGQLKLELADHVFDPPKHTEDECREKDMTYSQPLFVTARFLNAGTGEIKEQTVFMGDFPVMTDRGTFIINGTERIVVSQLVRSPGVYFNISPDKTNPEKVIVDAKMIPGRGAWLEFEVDKKNVVHVRVDRKRKQPVTVLLKALGFGESDEELLNLITDEAGNPYESMATTLEKDPTETVDEAFIEIYRKLRPGEPPTPESARTLIENLFFNPKRYDLAKVGRHKVTKKLQDEYGNVDLKSFDLAAPEGDSSELTLTRADILATVSYLVKLANNDPGYFPDDIDHFGNRRVRSVGELIQNQVRVGLSRMERVVRERMTTQDVEAITPQTLINIRPVVAAIKEFFGSSQLSQFMDQTNPLSGLTHKRRLSALGPGGLSRERAGFEVRDVHHSHYGRMCPIETPEGPNIGLIGYLSSYARINEFGFIETPYRKVVKGRVTDDIEYLAADDEDRVVIAQANAAIDDKGHFENPRVLVRAERGEVAYVEPDQVDYMDVSPKQMVSVATALIPFLEHDDANRALMGANMQRQAVPLLRATAPFIGTGVEERAARDAGDVVLAEGAGTVTHVSGDAVTVDYKKEGKRTYRLSKFRRSNQGTCINQKVRVSEGDTVRAGDVLADGPSTQHGELALGKNLLVAFMPWKGYNFEDAIVISERLVRDDVLTSIHIEEHEIDARDTKLGAEEITRDIPNLSEEILQDLDERGIIRIGAEVGPGDILVGKVTPKGETELTPEERLLRAIFGEKAREVRDTSLKVPHGETGQVIDLKTFSRDDGDELPPGVNQLVRVYVAQKRKISEGDKLAGRHGNKGVISKILPMEDMPYLEDGTPVDIILNPLGVPSRMNVGQVLESHLGYVARHGWNEDRKAPPSPQKTRPVTEPAVWVSTPVFDGAHWDEREEGEPATIQGLFETMNPDGVDGTRMVGTDGKATLYDGRTGDAYDTPVTVGYMYILKLAHLVDDKIHARSTGPYSMITQQPLGGKAQFGGQRFGEMEVWALEAYGASYALQELLTIKSDDVLGRVKVYEAIVKGENIPEPGIPESFKVLIKEMQALCLNVRVMDEDGAEVEIRELDEDAFRTTESLGIDLSRPERGTDEEDERRRREQPAF, encoded by the coding sequence GTGTCCCCTTCCGCGACCCGCGAACGCTTCTCGTTCTCGAAGCTCAGCGAACCGCTCGACCTCCCCGACCTGATCGCGGTCCAGCGCGACTCGTTCCGCACCTTCCTCGACGTCGGCATCGCCGGCGTGCTGCGCGACATCTCCCCGATCGAGGACTTCACGGGCCAGCTCAAGCTCGAGCTCGCCGACCACGTCTTCGACCCGCCGAAGCACACCGAGGACGAGTGCCGCGAGAAGGACATGACCTACTCGCAGCCGCTGTTCGTGACGGCACGGTTCCTCAACGCCGGCACGGGTGAGATCAAGGAGCAGACGGTCTTCATGGGCGACTTCCCCGTGATGACCGACCGGGGCACGTTCATCATCAACGGCACCGAGCGCATCGTCGTGTCGCAGCTGGTCCGCTCGCCGGGCGTCTACTTCAACATCTCGCCCGACAAGACCAACCCGGAGAAGGTCATCGTCGACGCCAAGATGATCCCGGGCCGTGGTGCGTGGCTCGAGTTCGAGGTCGACAAGAAGAACGTCGTGCACGTGCGTGTCGACCGGAAGCGCAAGCAGCCGGTCACCGTCCTACTCAAGGCGCTCGGCTTCGGCGAGAGCGACGAGGAGCTGCTGAACCTCATCACCGACGAGGCGGGCAACCCCTACGAGTCGATGGCCACCACGCTCGAGAAGGATCCCACCGAGACCGTCGACGAGGCGTTCATCGAGATCTACCGGAAGTTGCGCCCCGGTGAGCCGCCCACGCCCGAGTCCGCCCGCACGCTCATCGAGAACCTCTTCTTCAACCCGAAGCGTTACGACCTCGCCAAGGTAGGCCGCCACAAGGTCACCAAGAAGCTCCAGGACGAGTACGGGAACGTCGACCTCAAGAGCTTCGACCTCGCCGCGCCCGAGGGCGACTCGTCGGAGCTCACGCTGACGCGAGCCGACATCCTCGCCACGGTCTCCTACCTGGTGAAGCTGGCGAACAACGACCCGGGCTATTTCCCCGACGACATCGACCACTTCGGCAACCGCCGCGTGCGGTCGGTCGGTGAGCTGATCCAGAACCAGGTGCGGGTCGGACTGTCGCGCATGGAGCGTGTCGTGCGCGAGCGCATGACCACCCAGGACGTCGAGGCGATCACGCCCCAGACGCTCATCAACATCCGCCCGGTGGTCGCCGCCATCAAGGAGTTCTTCGGCTCCTCGCAGCTCAGCCAGTTCATGGACCAGACCAACCCGTTGTCGGGGCTCACCCACAAGCGGCGTCTCTCGGCTCTCGGGCCGGGTGGTCTGTCGCGTGAGCGGGCCGGTTTCGAGGTCCGCGACGTCCACCACTCCCACTACGGACGCATGTGCCCGATCGAGACGCCCGAAGGTCCCAACATCGGGCTCATCGGCTACCTGTCGAGCTACGCGCGGATCAACGAGTTCGGCTTCATCGAGACGCCCTACCGGAAGGTCGTGAAGGGCCGCGTCACCGACGACATCGAGTACCTGGCCGCCGACGACGAGGACCGTGTCGTCATCGCGCAGGCGAACGCAGCCATCGACGACAAGGGACACTTCGAGAACCCACGCGTCCTCGTACGCGCCGAGCGCGGTGAGGTCGCCTACGTGGAGCCCGACCAGGTCGACTACATGGACGTCTCGCCCAAGCAGATGGTGTCGGTCGCCACGGCCCTGATCCCGTTCCTCGAGCACGACGACGCCAACAGGGCGCTCATGGGTGCCAACATGCAGCGCCAGGCGGTGCCGCTGCTTCGCGCGACGGCGCCGTTCATCGGTACCGGGGTCGAGGAGCGAGCGGCTCGCGACGCGGGCGACGTCGTGCTCGCCGAAGGTGCCGGCACGGTCACGCACGTGTCGGGGGACGCCGTCACCGTCGACTACAAGAAGGAGGGCAAGCGCACCTACCGCCTGTCCAAGTTCCGACGGTCGAACCAGGGCACGTGCATCAACCAGAAGGTGCGTGTCAGCGAGGGCGACACCGTCAGGGCGGGCGACGTGCTGGCCGACGGCCCGTCCACGCAGCACGGTGAGCTTGCGCTCGGCAAGAACCTCCTCGTGGCCTTCATGCCGTGGAAGGGCTACAACTTCGAGGACGCCATCGTGATCTCGGAGCGCCTGGTGCGCGACGACGTGCTCACATCGATCCACATCGAGGAGCACGAGATCGACGCCCGCGACACCAAGCTGGGTGCCGAGGAGATCACCCGCGACATCCCGAACCTCTCCGAGGAGATCCTCCAGGACCTCGACGAGCGCGGCATCATCCGCATCGGTGCCGAGGTCGGCCCGGGCGACATCCTCGTGGGCAAGGTCACACCGAAGGGCGAGACCGAGCTGACGCCCGAGGAGCGCCTGCTTCGGGCGATCTTCGGTGAGAAGGCACGCGAGGTCCGCGACACGTCGCTCAAGGTCCCGCACGGTGAGACCGGTCAGGTCATCGACCTCAAGACGTTCTCGCGCGACGACGGCGACGAGTTGCCGCCGGGCGTCAACCAGCTGGTGCGCGTCTACGTCGCCCAGAAGCGCAAGATCTCCGAGGGCGACAAGCTCGCAGGGCGCCACGGCAACAAGGGCGTCATCTCGAAGATCCTGCCGATGGAGGACATGCCGTATCTCGAGGACGGCACGCCGGTCGACATCATCCTCAACCCGCTGGGCGTTCCGAGCCGTATGAACGTGGGCCAGGTGCTCGAGTCGCACCTCGGCTACGTCGCACGCCACGGCTGGAACGAGGACCGCAAGGCCCCGCCCTCCCCCCAGAAGACCCGCCCGGTCACCGAGCCGGCGGTGTGGGTGTCCACACCGGTCTTCGACGGAGCGCACTGGGACGAGCGCGAGGAAGGCGAGCCGGCCACGATCCAGGGGCTCTTCGAGACCATGAACCCCGACGGCGTGGACGGTACCCGCATGGTGGGCACCGACGGCAAGGCGACGCTCTACGACGGGCGGACCGGTGACGCCTACGACACGCCGGTGACCGTGGGTTACATGTACATCCTGAAGCTCGCCCACCTCGTCGACGACAAGATCCACGCCCGCTCCACCGGGCCCTACTCCATGATCACCCAGCAGCCGCTGGGAGGTAAGGCGCAGTTCGGTGGTCAGCGGTTCGGGGAGATGGAGGTGTGGGCGCTCGAGGCCTACGGAGCGAGCTACGCCCTCCAGGAGCTGCTCACGATCAAGTCCGACGACGTGCTCGGTCGCGTCAAGGTCTACGAGGCGATCGTGAAGGGCGAGAACATCCCCGAGCCGGGGATCCCGGAGTCGTTCAAGGTACTCATCAAGGAGATGCAGGCCCTGTGCCTCAACGTCCGTGTGATGGACGAGGACGGCGCCGAGGTCGAGATCCGCGAGCTCGACGAGGACGCCTTCCGCACCACCGAGTCACTCGGGATCGACCTCTCACGGCCCGAGCGCGGCACCGACGAGGAAGACGAACGACGCCGCCGCGAACAACCCGCATTCTGA
- the rplL gene encoding 50S ribosomal protein L7/L12, whose protein sequence is MATKLSTEDLLEVFKEMSVLELNEFLKAFEEEFDVTAAAPVAMAAAPAAGGDAGGGEAEKDEFTVVLTAGGDKKIQVIKEVRALTSLGLKEAKAVVDDAPKPVLENVGKEEAEKAKAQLEEAGGTVELQ, encoded by the coding sequence ATGGCGACCAAGCTCTCGACCGAGGACCTTCTCGAGGTCTTCAAGGAGATGAGCGTCCTGGAACTCAACGAGTTCCTCAAGGCCTTCGAGGAGGAGTTCGACGTCACCGCGGCCGCCCCGGTCGCCATGGCGGCAGCTCCGGCGGCCGGCGGCGACGCAGGCGGCGGCGAGGCCGAGAAGGACGAGTTCACCGTCGTCCTCACGGCCGGCGGCGACAAGAAGATCCAGGTCATCAAGGAGGTCCGGGCCCTCACGAGCCTGGGGCTGAAGGAGGCCAAGGCGGTCGTCGACGACGCTCCCAAGCCGGTGCTCGAGAACGTGGGCAAGGAGGAGGCCGAGAAGGCCAAGGCCCAGCTCGAGGAGGCCGGCGGGACCGTCGAGCTCCAGTAG
- the rplJ gene encoding 50S ribosomal protein L10 gives MARPEKVAVVEEIQQKLDDSDAAVLTEYRGLSVGELAELRAALRPTSTEYKVFKNSLARRAVEAAGRDDLVDLLEGPVAFAFVRGDAAAAAKAIDDFAGDHEALVVKGGLLDGKLLEPAEIKALAKLPTRDVLLATLAGAMKAPLTKAAGLFGSFPREMAQLTQALVDKRVAAGEGATTEDAAPEADTESETDTESETDTDDNDSTEE, from the coding sequence ATGGCCCGACCCGAGAAGGTTGCGGTCGTCGAGGAGATCCAGCAGAAGCTGGACGACTCCGACGCGGCCGTCCTCACCGAGTACCGGGGTCTGAGCGTCGGCGAGCTCGCCGAGCTCCGTGCGGCGCTTCGGCCCACGTCCACCGAGTACAAGGTCTTCAAGAACTCCCTGGCCCGGCGTGCCGTGGAGGCGGCGGGGCGCGACGACCTCGTCGACCTCCTCGAAGGGCCTGTGGCCTTCGCGTTCGTCCGGGGCGACGCAGCGGCTGCGGCCAAGGCCATCGACGACTTCGCCGGCGACCACGAGGCCCTCGTCGTGAAGGGGGGCCTCCTCGACGGCAAGCTGCTCGAGCCCGCCGAGATCAAGGCGCTCGCCAAGCTCCCGACCCGCGATGTCCTGCTCGCCACGTTGGCCGGCGCCATGAAGGCGCCGCTCACGAAGGCGGCGGGCCTGTTCGGCTCGTTCCCGCGGGAGATGGCCCAGCTCACGCAGGCGCTCGTCGACAAGAGGGTGGCAGCCGGCGAGGGCGCCACGACCGAGGATGCGGCACCCGAGGCCGACACGGAATCAGAGACCGACACGGAATCAGAGACCGACACCGACGACAACGACAGCACGGAGGAATAG
- the rplA gene encoding 50S ribosomal protein L1, with product MGKGKKYTDATRRYDREHLHEPREALELVKSLATRNFDETVEATFRLGVDPRKAEQMVRGTVSLPSGTGKQVKVAVFAAGDNAKAAEEAGADIVGDDDLVEKVEGGFVDFDVAIASPDLMGKVGKLGRVLGPRGLMPNPKTGTVTGDIAEAVGEFKAGKVEYRTDRDGNVHVPIGKASFGVDDLAANYHAVLEEIMRARPASTKGRYLRTLSVSSTMGPGVRVDPAHARDLTEEGDAG from the coding sequence ATGGGCAAGGGAAAGAAGTACACCGACGCTACGCGTCGCTACGACCGGGAGCACCTCCACGAGCCCCGCGAGGCGCTGGAGCTGGTGAAGTCGCTGGCCACGAGGAACTTCGACGAGACCGTCGAGGCCACGTTCCGCCTGGGGGTCGACCCCCGCAAGGCCGAGCAGATGGTCCGGGGCACCGTGTCGTTGCCGTCGGGGACCGGCAAGCAGGTGAAGGTGGCGGTGTTCGCCGCGGGCGACAACGCCAAGGCCGCCGAGGAAGCGGGCGCCGACATCGTGGGCGACGACGACCTCGTGGAGAAGGTCGAGGGCGGCTTCGTCGACTTCGACGTGGCGATCGCCTCACCCGACCTCATGGGCAAGGTCGGGAAGCTGGGGCGGGTTCTCGGGCCCCGCGGCCTCATGCCGAACCCCAAGACCGGGACCGTCACGGGCGACATCGCCGAGGCTGTGGGCGAGTTCAAGGCCGGCAAGGTCGAGTACCGCACCGACCGTGACGGCAACGTCCACGTCCCGATCGGCAAGGCCAGCTTCGGGGTCGACGACCTGGCGGCGAACTACCACGCCGTTCTCGAGGAGATCATGCGTGCCCGGCCCGCCTCCACGAAGGGCCGTTACCTGCGGACCCTGTCGGTGTCGTCCACGATGGGCCCCGGAGTGCGGGTCGACCCGGCCCACGCCCGGGATCTGACCGAGGAGGGCGACGCCGGGTAG